In one window of Candidatus Sulfuricurvum sp. RIFRC-1 DNA:
- a CDS encoding RNA pseudouridine synthase, whose protein sequence is MEKPKAYKLLAEQEGISNSEAKSLIDRGLVYVGNNKVMIARGETSPKTIFIVQKVEKVRPIFENDDLIVVDKPAFVNSDEIERQFKGSQLLHRLDRETSGVLMLVKNEEFRLKAIQEFKKDNVYKEYVAWVEGLVSEPFVIDQPLITEKKGNKAYTKVAKNGKPAITEVTPLEVSGKKTKVQLIIHHGRTHQIRAHMKYAQHPIIGDESYGGRQSKRVMLHAKKVILLGQTFEAPEPKVFGHFGS, encoded by the coding sequence ATGGAAAAACCAAAAGCGTATAAGCTCCTAGCAGAGCAAGAGGGGATATCCAACTCTGAGGCCAAATCACTGATTGACCGAGGTTTGGTTTATGTCGGAAATAACAAGGTGATGATTGCACGGGGTGAGACTAGTCCCAAAACGATTTTTATCGTTCAAAAAGTGGAAAAAGTACGTCCAATTTTTGAAAACGATGATTTGATTGTTGTCGATAAGCCGGCATTTGTTAACTCCGATGAGATTGAGCGACAGTTTAAAGGCTCTCAATTGCTACATCGACTCGACCGTGAAACAAGCGGTGTTTTGATGCTCGTTAAAAACGAAGAGTTCCGCCTTAAAGCGATCCAAGAGTTTAAAAAAGACAATGTTTACAAAGAGTACGTTGCGTGGGTAGAGGGATTGGTGAGTGAACCGTTTGTGATCGATCAACCGCTTATTACCGAGAAAAAAGGGAACAAAGCTTATACGAAAGTTGCTAAAAATGGCAAACCTGCGATTACGGAAGTGACACCACTGGAAGTATCAGGGAAAAAGACCAAGGTACAGCTCATTATCCATCACGGACGAACCCATCAAATCCGTGCCCACATGAAATATGCACAGCACCCGATTATCGGGGATGAGAGCTACGGCGGACGACAGTCGAAGCGCGTAATGCTTCATGCGAAAAAAGTGATATTGCTCGGGCAAACATTTGAAGCACCGGAACCGAAGGTATTTGGACACTTCGGTAGTTAA
- the ffh gene encoding signal recognition particle protein has product MFDTLTESFTSAIRKIRFHDDEKALTKALGELKKALLKADVNHKVVKDLIDSVELQTKQSGIGKDQFLDALRKSLYALLDVKGKSGFVYAPVSPTVILMTGLQGSGKTTTTGKLANWLKTRQKKRVLVVAADLQRLAAVEQLRQVCASIEVELYADDASKNPVEVVKTALAHAKNALVDVVLIDTAGRLAIDEELMGELAEVKAVANPHEIFYVADSLSGQDAVRTAATFNEKIGIDGVILTKYDGDSKGGVALGIASQIQVPLRFIGAGEKMEDLEIFLPDRIVNRLMGLGDIEGLAERTASVIDEKRAKALTKKIKKGEFNFNDFLEQMESLKKMGSMKSIMGMIPGMGGMASALKDFDLENSSQLKQIKALVSSMTVKEREDPELLNNSRKARLAKGCGLDIIEVNRILKQFKNASKMAKRFSGKSGMKDLQSMMGQMQGARLPR; this is encoded by the coding sequence GTGTTTGATACACTAACCGAATCGTTTACATCAGCCATACGCAAAATCCGTTTTCACGACGATGAAAAGGCGTTGACCAAGGCACTCGGCGAGCTTAAAAAAGCGTTGCTCAAAGCCGATGTGAATCATAAAGTCGTTAAAGACCTTATCGATTCGGTTGAACTTCAAACCAAACAAAGCGGTATCGGGAAAGATCAATTCCTCGATGCACTTCGCAAATCGTTGTATGCCCTTTTGGATGTCAAAGGGAAATCAGGATTTGTGTACGCTCCGGTATCTCCGACCGTCATTTTGATGACGGGATTACAGGGTTCGGGTAAAACGACGACGACGGGTAAACTTGCTAATTGGCTTAAAACACGTCAGAAAAAACGGGTATTGGTTGTTGCGGCAGACTTGCAGCGTCTTGCGGCGGTTGAACAACTCCGCCAAGTGTGCGCTTCTATCGAAGTAGAACTTTATGCCGATGATGCAAGTAAAAATCCGGTTGAAGTGGTTAAAACAGCATTGGCTCACGCAAAAAATGCACTTGTCGATGTTGTATTGATTGACACCGCCGGACGTTTGGCGATTGATGAAGAGTTGATGGGTGAATTGGCGGAAGTGAAAGCCGTTGCCAACCCGCATGAGATTTTCTATGTTGCCGACTCACTCTCAGGTCAGGATGCGGTTCGTACAGCGGCTACCTTTAACGAAAAGATCGGAATCGATGGGGTCATCCTCACCAAATACGATGGTGATTCCAAAGGGGGCGTTGCGTTAGGTATCGCTTCCCAGATCCAAGTACCGCTTCGATTTATCGGTGCGGGTGAGAAGATGGAAGATCTCGAAATCTTCCTCCCGGATCGTATTGTTAACCGTCTGATGGGCTTGGGCGATATCGAAGGGCTTGCTGAGCGAACGGCATCCGTTATCGATGAGAAACGGGCAAAAGCCCTTACCAAAAAGATCAAAAAAGGGGAGTTTAACTTTAACGACTTCCTAGAGCAGATGGAGAGTCTCAAAAAAATGGGGAGTATGAAATCCATAATGGGGATGATCCCCGGAATGGGCGGCATGGCCTCTGCGCTCAAAGATTTCGATTTGGAAAACTCATCTCAACTCAAGCAGATCAAAGCATTGGTTTCTTCGATGACGGTGAAAGAACGCGAAGATCCTGAGTTGTTAAATAACAGCCGAAAAGCCCGTTTGGCTAAAGGGTGCGGTTTGGATATTATCGAAG
- a CDS encoding malic enzyme-like NAD(P)-binding protein — MSTFEEESLEYHFAKNEFDTNGKIGTLITKPCDTIKELSMAYSPGVAYPCLEIEKDIDTAYDYTNKGNLVAVISDGTAVLGLGDIGHLAGKPVMEGKCVLFKSFAHVDAIDIELNTKDTEEIIRTVAAIADTFGGINLEDISAPRCFEIEERLKEICNVPVFHDDQHGTAVITTAGLINVLEMSGKKAEELKVVVIGAGASGIACANMYKQLGVKNITMLDSKGVIHSGRTDLNAQKQAYAIDTEDRTPEDAAKNADMLLGLSGPEQISKEMVASMAGNPIIFACANPTPEIMPDLAKSVRDDLIIGTGRSDFANQVNNVLGFPFIFRGALDVRATKITENMKMAASKALAALAKESVPDYVAKAHNRTDMVYGKEYIIPSPFDKRLMEWVSYAVAEAAIADGVARVKDFDMAAYKEKLKRMANQVK; from the coding sequence ATGTCGACTTTTGAGGAAGAATCACTCGAATACCATTTTGCCAAGAATGAATTTGATACAAACGGCAAGATAGGAACACTGATCACAAAACCTTGTGATACTATAAAAGAGCTATCTATGGCATACAGTCCGGGTGTTGCCTATCCATGTCTTGAAATCGAAAAAGATATCGATACCGCATACGATTACACCAACAAAGGGAATCTGGTAGCTGTCATCTCGGATGGAACAGCCGTTCTGGGCCTTGGTGATATCGGACACTTGGCCGGCAAACCTGTAATGGAGGGCAAATGCGTATTGTTCAAGTCGTTTGCTCATGTAGATGCCATCGATATCGAACTCAATACAAAAGATACCGAAGAGATCATTAGAACGGTTGCGGCGATCGCAGATACTTTCGGTGGAATCAATCTGGAAGACATCAGTGCTCCTAGATGTTTTGAGATCGAAGAGAGATTAAAAGAAATTTGCAATGTTCCTGTTTTCCATGATGACCAACACGGAACCGCCGTTATCACGACGGCTGGACTCATCAATGTTCTTGAAATGAGCGGTAAAAAGGCGGAAGAGCTTAAGGTCGTCGTTATCGGAGCAGGTGCAAGCGGGATTGCGTGTGCCAATATGTACAAACAGCTTGGTGTTAAAAACATCACTATGCTTGATTCTAAAGGGGTTATCCATAGCGGTAGAACGGATCTTAATGCACAGAAACAAGCCTATGCGATCGATACGGAAGACAGAACACCCGAAGACGCGGCCAAAAATGCCGATATGCTCCTTGGCCTTTCAGGCCCTGAGCAAATCAGCAAAGAGATGGTGGCTTCAATGGCAGGCAATCCGATTATCTTCGCCTGCGCAAACCCGACACCTGAAATCATGCCTGATCTCGCTAAATCAGTGCGCGATGACCTCATCATCGGTACCGGCAGAAGTGACTTTGCAAACCAAGTCAACAATGTTTTGGGCTTCCCGTTTATCTTCCGTGGAGCATTAGACGTTAGAGCAACGAAAATCACCGAAAATATGAAAATGGCGGCTTCAAAAGCTTTGGCTGCCCTTGCAAAAGAATCGGTACCTGATTATGTTGCAAAAGCACACAACCGAACCGATATGGTCTATGGAAAAGAGTATATTATCCCTTCCCCTTTCGACAAACGTTTGATGGAGTGGGTATCGTATGCGGTTGCTGAAGCGGCAATCGCCGACGGTGTTGCCAGAGTGAAAGATTTTGATATGGCTGCCTACAAAGAAAAGCTCAAAAGAATGGCGAACCAAGTAAAATAA